GGGCACTGCCGTATCCGGCACCCGCCGGGTACTGGTATCCGGAACCGGCCTGGGAGCCCTGGTACGGCTGGTATCCACCCTGGTACGCGGTGGGCGTCGGGGTGCCGCCGGTGGGCTGGTCCTTCTCGCCCGGGGTGTGCCCGAATCCGGTCGAGTGCTGCCCGTAGCCCGGCTGCCCGGGCTGCTGTGCACCCGGGTATCCGCCCGGCTGGCCGGGAGCGCCCGGAGCGCCGTAACCCTGGAACGATCCACCACCCTGCTGCGGGTAGCCGTAGCCCTGCGGCTGGCCGTACCCGGGCTGGGCCTGTCCGTAACCCGGCTGCGGCGCGTATCCCTGCTGTCCCTGCTGACCGGGTTGGCCCTGCTGACCTTGCTGGCCGTAGCTCTGGATGGCCTCGGTCGGCGGTGCCTGGCCGTACCCCGGCTGGCCGTAGCCGGCCTGGCCGTACCCTCCCGGCTGCTGCCCGTAGCCGCCGCCGAAGGCACCCTGCTGCGGTGCCCGCGGCGAGGGCGTCGGCTGCTCGAGTACGCCCGATTCGAACAGCAGCACCACGACCGCGACGACCGCCTGGATGAAGCCGAGCACCAGGATCGCGATGCCACCGAAGGCGAGGGCGGCCTCACCGAGGTTGAAGAACGTGAAGAGGACGAAGACGAAACCGAC
This genomic interval from Rhodococcus triatomae contains the following:
- a CDS encoding DUF5336 domain-containing protein encodes the protein MTYPSGGQNYGPPAQPTPPSEPAPTAQPDRSESTEQPATGLSFVLRIAVAALGVLTFLLGLAPFFELTGGFAGGSSANSFEGGNYGIGFLLLGGLLAGASLLPGQKLAGAAAASSVVGFVFVLFTFFNLGEAALAFGGIAILVLGFIQAVVAVVVLLFESGVLEQPTPSPRAPQQGAFGGGYGQQPGGYGQAGYGQPGYGQAPPTEAIQSYGQQGQQGQPGQQGQQGYAPQPGYGQAQPGYGQPQGYGYPQQGGGSFQGYGAPGAPGQPGGYPGAQQPGQPGYGQHSTGFGHTPGEKDQPTGGTPTPTAYQGGYQPYQGSQAGSGYQYPAGAGYGSAQHAAPTPEPDAEQPQSQGESSDTGAPTQAFEAPKKDDDGK